Proteins encoded within one genomic window of Deltaproteobacteria bacterium:
- the acnA gene encoding aconitate hydratase AcnA, translating to MSHNLFNSLQTFPLSGGRSGKFYSLPQLEKEGVAPISQLPVSIRIVLESVLRNCDGKKITEEDVRTLAKWQPNAERTEEIPFVVARIILQDFTGVPLLVDLAAMRSTVARLGKNPQVIEPLVPVDLVVDHSVQVDVSGTSDAYRKNMEIEFQRNSERYQFLKWGMQAFKTFKVVPPGIGIVHQVNLEYLARGVLEKDDVYYPDTLVGTDSHTTMINGLGIVGWGVGGIEAEAGMLGQPVYFLTPDVVGVNLTGSLREGVTATDLVLHLTQLLRKANVVGKFVEYYGEGATSLPLTDRATIANMAPEYGATMGFFPVDEETCKYLSATGRTDEQVETFRNYFKAQGMFGIPKKGQCKYSQELELNLAEVQPNVAGPKRPQDRIALSNLKSTFTELYSKPIKDNGYAKDAATMGQRFAVANGSNLGEIGHGDVLIAAITSCTNTSNPSVMLAAGLLAKKAVEKGLIVKPTVKTSLGPGSRVVTEYLQKTGLQPYLDQVGFNLVGYGCTTCIGNSGPLDARIEDVVVKNDLVGASVLSGNRNFEARVHQNIKANFLMSPPLVVAFALAGRVNIDLSKEPLGKGKDGKDVFLKDIWPSLKEVSDLMSAALDPATYRRLYADFTAENPLWNNIPSTTGAVYQWDTSSTYIQEPPFFTDFSGKPGKIADINGARPLAILGDSVTTDHISPAGSIKKTGPAGQYLIANKVTVEDFNSYGARRGNDRVMTRGTFANTQIKNQMVPGVVGGETKYQPSGEQMSMYDAAVKYQAAKVPLVVFAGQEYGTGSSRDWAAKGTKLLGVGAVVAQSFERIHRSNLVGMGVLPCQFKDGTNAQTLKLDGTETFDLIGLSDNIKPRQDLTLVIHRANGSTEKVPVTLRIDTPIEIEYYRHGGILPYVLGQLIA from the coding sequence CACCTTAGCCAAATGGCAACCAAATGCCGAGCGAACCGAGGAAATTCCGTTCGTGGTCGCGCGTATTATCTTGCAAGATTTTACTGGCGTGCCGTTGCTGGTTGATCTCGCCGCTATGCGCTCAACTGTTGCGCGCTTGGGCAAGAACCCACAAGTGATCGAACCATTAGTTCCGGTGGATCTGGTCGTTGATCACTCGGTGCAAGTCGATGTGTCTGGCACGAGTGATGCCTATCGCAAGAACATGGAGATTGAATTCCAGCGGAACTCTGAACGCTATCAGTTCCTCAAATGGGGCATGCAAGCGTTTAAGACCTTTAAGGTCGTGCCGCCGGGAATCGGCATTGTCCATCAAGTCAACCTCGAATATCTGGCACGTGGCGTGTTGGAGAAAGACGATGTCTATTATCCCGACACGCTGGTTGGCACCGACTCGCACACCACCATGATTAACGGCCTTGGCATTGTCGGTTGGGGCGTCGGTGGTATCGAAGCCGAAGCCGGCATGCTTGGTCAGCCGGTCTATTTCCTCACGCCCGATGTCGTTGGAGTCAATTTAACTGGTTCGCTACGGGAAGGTGTCACTGCTACAGACCTCGTGCTCCATCTCACTCAGTTACTACGCAAAGCCAACGTCGTCGGCAAGTTTGTTGAATATTACGGCGAGGGAGCGACTTCACTGCCACTCACAGACCGAGCGACGATCGCCAACATGGCACCTGAATATGGCGCAACCATGGGATTTTTCCCGGTCGATGAGGAGACTTGCAAATACCTCAGTGCCACTGGCCGGACAGATGAGCAAGTCGAAACCTTCCGCAATTACTTCAAAGCGCAAGGTATGTTCGGTATCCCCAAGAAAGGTCAGTGCAAATACAGTCAAGAGCTTGAGCTGAACCTGGCCGAGGTGCAGCCTAATGTCGCTGGACCAAAACGGCCACAAGATCGCATTGCCTTGTCTAACCTCAAGAGTACGTTCACTGAGCTCTATAGCAAACCGATCAAAGATAACGGCTACGCCAAAGATGCCGCGACAATGGGCCAGCGCTTTGCTGTCGCTAACGGCTCCAACCTGGGAGAGATTGGCCACGGTGATGTGCTGATTGCAGCGATCACCTCGTGCACCAACACCTCCAATCCTAGTGTCATGTTAGCTGCCGGTCTGTTAGCAAAGAAAGCCGTCGAAAAAGGTCTAATCGTTAAACCAACCGTGAAGACCTCCCTTGGTCCTGGATCACGAGTTGTGACCGAGTATCTCCAAAAGACCGGCCTGCAGCCGTACCTCGATCAAGTCGGGTTCAACCTTGTCGGTTATGGCTGCACAACCTGTATTGGCAACTCTGGACCGCTGGATGCGCGGATTGAAGATGTCGTCGTGAAGAATGATCTGGTTGGTGCATCGGTGCTGAGTGGGAACCGCAACTTCGAGGCCCGTGTTCATCAAAACATCAAGGCTAATTTCTTGATGAGCCCGCCGTTGGTGGTTGCGTTTGCGCTTGCTGGTCGTGTGAATATCGACCTCAGCAAAGAACCACTTGGCAAAGGCAAAGACGGCAAAGATGTGTTCCTTAAGGACATCTGGCCGAGTCTGAAAGAAGTCAGTGACCTCATGTCTGCGGCACTTGATCCTGCAACCTATCGTCGTTTGTATGCCGACTTCACCGCTGAGAATCCCTTGTGGAACAACATTCCCAGCACAACCGGTGCGGTCTACCAGTGGGACACGTCGTCAACCTACATCCAAGAGCCGCCGTTCTTTACTGATTTCTCCGGCAAGCCTGGGAAGATTGCTGACATCAATGGTGCTCGCCCTCTGGCGATCCTGGGCGACTCTGTCACCACCGATCACATCAGTCCGGCTGGTTCAATTAAAAAGACCGGTCCGGCTGGACAATATCTGATTGCCAACAAGGTCACAGTTGAGGATTTCAACAGCTACGGCGCACGACGTGGTAACGACCGCGTGATGACGCGCGGGACTTTCGCGAACACGCAGATCAAAAATCAGATGGTTCCCGGTGTCGTTGGTGGCGAGACCAAATATCAACCCAGCGGCGAACAGATGAGCATGTACGATGCTGCGGTGAAGTACCAAGCTGCCAAAGTGCCGCTGGTCGTCTTTGCTGGCCAAGAATATGGTACCGGCAGTTCGCGGGACTGGGCCGCCAAAGGCACGAAACTCTTAGGCGTTGGTGCAGTGGTAGCCCAAAGTTTCGAGCGCATTCACCGCAGTAACCTCGTTGGTATGGGCGTACTGCCGTGTCAGTTCAAAGACGGCACCAATGCCCAGACACTCAAACTCGATGGTACTGAGACCTTCGATCTCATTGGTCTCTCAGACAACATCAAGCCACGGCAAGATCTCACACTCGTGATCCATCGTGCCAATGGCTCCACCGAGAAAGTGCCTGTCACTTTGCGTATCGATACACCAATTGAGATTGAGTACTACCGCCATGGCGGCATTCTGCCGTATGTGTTGGGACAGTTGATTGCGTAA